One Desulfobulbus oligotrophicus DNA segment encodes these proteins:
- a CDS encoding DUF1353 domain-containing protein has protein sequence MSAEIKTLFSGTALGLSGPLRVEILPNGMTARLTQPFRVRTGAGRIIEVPAGFETDFASVPRLFWRVVPPWGRYSPAAVVHDYLYHTGKVSRLAADRVFLELMAALGVPLWKRQIMYWAVRLGGWLAWDASRKRETEHA, from the coding sequence GGTCTCTCCGGACCGCTTCGGGTGGAGATCCTGCCCAATGGAATGACCGCGAGGCTGACCCAGCCGTTCCGTGTCCGCACCGGCGCTGGCCGCATCATCGAAGTGCCCGCCGGGTTCGAGACCGACTTCGCCTCGGTGCCGCGCCTGTTCTGGCGCGTGGTGCCGCCCTGGGGGCGATATTCCCCGGCGGCCGTCGTTCACGACTACCTCTACCACACCGGCAAGGTCTCGCGGCTTGCTGCCGACCGTGTCTTTCTCGAACTGATGGCGGCCCTGGGCGTGCCTCTGTGGAAAAGGCAGATCATGTATTGGGCGGTTCGCCTGGGCGGCTGGCTGGCCTGGGACGCCAGTCGAAAACGGGAGACGGAGCATGCTTGA
- a CDS encoding phage baseplate assembly protein V, giving the protein MLETRDRQSEERYRNRWYGKYRAFVRDNNDPERLGRVRLEIPAVLGSGRENWSEWAAPCFPYGGNDDTGMFLVPEEGASVWAEFEGGVVQYPIWTGVWLAKSNPGEQPEESKRTCANAFCHDCEDKVEHQANRHDDLEHKKYHGHPPYYCPRLKVLLKTETGHTILADDRDGDELLRIIDRAGQILTMEGKVKPEMQSGNALRRGTKDAENGDQLDIASQIVGSRARIQLTDLCRQQVILEAWQDKEKVHILSCDKGRSRWQKILIDTTKGREKVHIWGLNGTQEILVDSTAAAEQIRLTDKAGQMVRMNAAPGQESISATDKSGSLVFMDGVAGNIIIRSTNTVLINT; this is encoded by the coding sequence ATGCTTGAAACCCGCGACCGTCAATCCGAGGAGCGCTACCGCAACCGCTGGTACGGCAAGTACCGGGCCTTCGTACGCGACAACAACGATCCCGAACGCCTCGGCCGGGTCCGGCTGGAGATCCCCGCCGTGCTCGGCAGCGGGCGGGAGAACTGGTCCGAATGGGCCGCTCCCTGTTTCCCCTACGGCGGCAACGACGACACCGGCATGTTCCTGGTCCCCGAGGAAGGGGCCTCGGTCTGGGCCGAGTTCGAGGGCGGCGTCGTCCAGTATCCGATCTGGACCGGGGTCTGGCTGGCCAAGAGCAATCCCGGCGAGCAGCCCGAGGAATCCAAGCGCACCTGCGCGAATGCCTTCTGCCATGACTGCGAGGACAAGGTCGAACATCAGGCCAACCGGCACGACGATCTCGAACACAAGAAGTACCACGGCCATCCGCCGTATTACTGCCCGCGCCTGAAGGTCCTGCTCAAGACCGAAACCGGCCACACCATCTTGGCCGATGACCGCGACGGCGACGAGCTGCTGCGGATCATCGACCGTGCCGGACAGATCCTCACCATGGAAGGGAAGGTGAAGCCGGAGATGCAGAGCGGCAACGCCCTGCGTCGAGGCACGAAGGACGCCGAGAATGGCGACCAGCTCGACATCGCCTCGCAGATCGTCGGCTCCCGCGCCCGCATCCAGCTCACCGACCTCTGCCGCCAGCAGGTGATTCTCGAAGCCTGGCAAGACAAGGAGAAGGTCCACATCCTTTCGTGCGACAAGGGCCGTTCCCGCTGGCAGAAGATCCTCATCGACACCACCAAGGGCCGGGAAAAGGTTCACATCTGGGGACTCAACGGCACCCAGGAAATCCTCGTCGATTCCACCGCCGCCGCCGAACAGATCCGGCTGACCGACAAGGCCGGTCAGATGGTGCGCATGAACGCCGCGCCCGGCCAGGAGAGCATCAGCGCCACCGACAAGTCCGGCAGCCTCGTGTTCATGGATGGGGTGGCCGGAAACATCATCATTCGCTCGACGAACACCGTCTTGATCAACACATGA
- a CDS encoding PAAR domain-containing protein, with product MSSQARLGDISSHGGVIITGASRTLDNGMPVARMGDLHVCPIPGHGVTPIVTGSFDTITEGLPNARIGDITACGAIIVTGSPDTIDN from the coding sequence ATGAGTTCCCAGGCGCGACTCGGCGACATCAGCAGCCACGGCGGCGTCATCATCACCGGGGCGAGCCGGACGCTGGACAACGGCATGCCAGTGGCCCGCATGGGGGACCTGCACGTCTGTCCCATCCCGGGGCATGGCGTGACACCCATCGTGACCGGCAGCTTCGACACCATCACCGAAGGATTGCCCAACGCCCGCATCGGCGACATCACCGCCTGTGGAGCCATCATCGTCACCGGCAGTCCCGACACCATCGACAACTGA